One window from the genome of Paramisgurnus dabryanus chromosome 22, PD_genome_1.1, whole genome shotgun sequence encodes:
- the LOC135785462 gene encoding uncharacterized protein, translating to MHLYSSALTHYPGSSRKVSVTLTSVVNNSTSSSSLDPVGSAVNGNATEAYLARGERTDAKMPAFSCYEATSMRPIFYTSTAEIIITRPDGVERSVPIHIVKEPHRNRKPLEPHHGRISHAVNGDDNVHSGSFLGDFEDRGDINSMNCDKFFDTDDYIVCERQVKPFIPNDATTFGTAQICSSEDPVNNKPQQEDDGEPTDEPVFELHVLQKPTSTPPKSDIGNKVTRYLAEVERQNKYLHDRQKYRFHIIPDGNCLYRAVSKAAYGDQSMHKELREQTMHHIADHLEEFNPIIEGDVGEFLINAAQDGAWAGYPELLAMSQMLNANIYLTTGGSVESPTVSTMVHYLGEEDLSKPAIWLSWLSNGHYDVLLDSCQPNPEYDDWCRHTQVQRKRDEELAKSMAASLSKMYIEQNGLH from the coding sequence ATGCACTTGTACAGTAGCGCGCTAACACACTACCCTGGATCCTCTCGAAAAGTTTCGGTAACTCTTACCAGTGTCGTTAATAACTCGACAAGCTCAAGTTCTTTGGATCCGGTTGGTAGCGCCGTTAACGGAAACGCAACGGAAGCGTATTTGGCCAGGGGGGAACGGACGGACGCAAAGATGCCTGCTTTTTCTTGTTACGAGGCCACCTCGATGAGGCCGATTTTTTATACATCCACTGCCGAGATTATAATCACACGACCGGATGGTGTGGAGAGATCTGTACCCATTCACATCGTTAAGGAGCCACACAGGAACCGCAAACCTTTGGAGCCACACCATGGACGAATTTCTCATGCAGTCAATGGAGATGATAATGTTCATTCTGGTTCCTTTTTGGGCGATTTTGAGGACAGAGGGGATATTAATTCTATGAACTGTGATAAGTTTTTTGACACAGATGATTATATAGTCTGTGAAAGGCAAGTGAAGCCATTTATCCCAAACGATGCCACAACTTTTGGTACTGCACAGATATGCTCATCTGAAGATCCAGTCAATAATAAACCTCAACAGGAAGATGACGGTGAACCTACCGACGAGCCCGTCTTCGAGCTGCATGTCCTTCAGAAACCCACCTCAACACCCCCAAAAAGTGACATTGGCAACAAAGTTACCCGTTACCTAGCCGAAGTGGAAAGACAAAACAAATACCTCCATGACAGGCAGAAATACCGCTTTCACATCATCCCAGATGGGAACTGCCTGTATCGGGCCGTTTCCAAAGCTGCTTATGGGGACCAGTCAATGCACAAAGAGCTCCGAGAGCAAACCATGCACCACATCGCAGACCACCTGGAAGAATTCAACCCCATCATAGAAGGTGACGTCGGGGAGTTTCTGATCAATGCAGCGCAGGACGGTGCATGGGCTGGCTATCCAGAGCTTTTGGCCATGAGTCAGATGCTGAACGCCAATATCTACCTGACCACTGGGGGTAGCGTGGAAAGCCCAACAGTTTCCACCATGGTGCATTACTTGGGAGAGGAGGACTTGTCTAAACCAGCCATTTGGTTGAGCTGGCTCAGCAACGGTCATTATGACGTGCTGTTGGACAGCTGTCAGCCCAATCCGGAATATGACGACTGGTGCCGTCACACCCAGGTACAGCGCAAAAGAGACGAGGAGTTGGCCAAGTCCATGGCGGCGTCCCTCTCCAAAATGTACATTGAACAGAATGGCCTGCACTGA